The Moorella glycerini genomic interval TGCTTTTGAAGGGCAAAATCAGTCCTATCCCGGCAAAGATCAAGAACGTCGCCGAGGTGAAGAACATCTTCGCCCGGGCGCGGGCTAAAGGAGGTGGCCAGCATTGAAGTACGCCTATTACCCCGGCTGTTCCCTGGAGGCTACCGCCAAAGAATATAACCAGTCGGCTAAAATAGTGGCCAGGCACCTGGGGGTGGAGCTGTGGGAGATCCCCGACTGGAGCTGCTGCGGCGCCACTGCCGCCCACAATAACGACCACCTCCTGTCCCTGGCCCTGCCGGCCCGCAATCTCGCCCTGGCCGAAGCCGAGGGCCTGGACGTTGCCGTGCCCTGCGCCGCCTGTTTTAACCGCCTGCGGGCTGCCGAGGCCGCCGTCCGGGAGTCGGAAAGCATGCGGGCTACCATCAGTGAAATCATCGGCCGGGATTACCGGGCCACCAATAGGACCCGCGCCTTCCTGGATGTCATGGTCAATGAGGTCGGCCTGGAGAAGATTAAGGAACAGGTGGTCAAGCCCCTGGCGGGATTGAAACTGGCGGCCTACTACGGCTGCCTCCTGGTGCGGCCGCCTGAACTCACGGCTTTTGACGACCCGGAAGACCCCATGACGATGGACCGTCTGGTTCTAGCCCTGGGCGGCGAGGCCGTCAGCTGGTCCTACAAGACCGAGTGCTGCGGCGGTAGTCTCGCCACCGCCCGGACGGATATTGGGGTGCGGATGATCTTCCAGATCCTGCGCCATGCCCGGGACGCCGGGGCGGAAGGCATCGTAACGGCCTGCCCCCTGTGTTTCTTAAATCTGGACATGCGGCAGGGCCAGGCCGCCGCCTCCCAGGGCGAGCAGTTCAACCTGCCCATCTTTTACTTCACCGAATTGATGGGTATAGCCCTGGGTTACGCGCCCAAAGCCCTGGGACTGACCAGCCATTTTGTTAACCCGATCCCGCTGCTTGAGGCCAGGGAGATCCTGCGCCATCCGGCCACGAGGAGGGAAACAGCATGAAGCGTGTCGGCGTCTTTGTCTGTCACTGCGGTACCAATATTGCCTCGGTAGTTGATGTTAAAAGGGTGGCCGAGGCCGCCAGGAGTTTGCCCGACGTGGTCTATGCCACCGATTACCAGTATATGTGCTCCGACCCGGGTCAGGAACTCATTCGCCGGGCCATTAAAGAACAGCGCCTGGACCGGGTGGTGGTTGCTTCCTGCTCGCCCCGGCTCCATGAGCCCACCTTCAGGAAGGCCTGTGAGAGCGCCGGGGTAAACCCTTACCTCTTTGAGATGGCCAACATCCGCGAGCAGTGCGCCTGGGTCCATGCCAAAGACAAGGAAGGGGCAACATTAAAGGCCATTGACCTGGTGCGGACGGCGGTGGCCAAAGCCCGCCGCAATGTTCCCCTCGCGGCCGGCACTATTCCCATCACCAAGAGGGCGCTGGTCATTGGCGCCGGTATCGCCGGCATGCAGGCGGCCCTGGATATTGCTGATGCCGGCTATGAAGTCATACTATTGGACCGCGAGCCGACCATTGGCGGCAATATGGTCAAGCTGGACAAGACCTTCCCGACCCTGGACTGTTCCGCTTGAATAAGCACGCCGAAAATGGTTGCTGCGGCGCAGCACCCTAACATCCAGCTCATGACCTATGCGGAAGTAGAGAGTGTGGCCGGTTATGTGGGCAACTTTGAAGTAACGATCCGCAAAAAGGCCCGGTCGGTAGACCCGGTGAAGTGCACCGGCTGCGGTACCTGCTGGGAAAAGTGCCCCACCAAGGTGGACAGCGAGTTTGACCTGGGTTTGGGCAAGCGCAAGGCCATTTACCTGCCCTTCCCCCAGGCGGTGCCGGCGGTGCCGGTGATCGACCGCGTGCACTGCCGCCAGTTTACGAAGGGTAAGTGCGGTGTTTGCCAGAAGGTCTGCCCGGCCAAAGCTATTGACTATGAGCAGCAGGATGAAGTTATCACCGAAAAATTCGGGGCCATTGTTGTGGCCACCGGCTATGACCTCTTTAAATGGGAGGAGGTCTACGGGGAATACGGCTACGGCAAATACCCCGATGTCATTACCGGCATGCACTTTGAACGCCTGAACAATGCCTCCGGGCCCACGGGCGGCAGGATCGTCCGGCCTTCGGACGGTAAGGAACCGAAGACGGTGGTGTTCATTAAATGTGTAGGTTCCCGGGACGAGGCCAAGGGTAAAAGTTACTGCTCCCGGGCCTGCTGCATGTACACGGCCAAGCACGCCCACCAGGTGCTGGAGAAGATCCCCGGCGGCCAGGCCATAGTTTTCTATATGGATATCCGTACCCCCGGCAAGGCTTATGAAGAGTTCCTCCAGCGTACTGTCCATGAAGGGGCCGTTTATGTCCGGGGCCGGGTGAGCCGTGTCTTCCAGGAGGGGGACAAGCTCATCGTCCGCGGCGAGGACACGTTGCTGGGCCGCCAGGTGGAGGTGGCGGCCGATATGGTCGTCCTGGCCACGGCCATGGTACCCAGCGAGGGATGGGAGAGTGTGGCCAAGATGCTTGGCCTGCAGGCGGATAAGGACGGCTTCTTCCAGGAAGCCCACCCGAAACTCAGGCCGGTGGAAACCTTTACGGCCGGCGTCTTCCTGGCCGGGGCCTGCCAGGGACCCAAGGACATCCCTGATACTGTATCCCAGGCCAGCGCCGCGGCCGTCAAGGTCTGCCAGCTCTTCGCTAAAGACGAAATGGCTACCGACCCCCTGATCGCGGCGGTGGATGAAAGCATTTGTTCCGGCTGTGCCATGTGCGAGCAGATCTGCCCCTATAAGGCCATTTCCATAAAGATCGTTACCGAACGGGTCGCCGGCAGGCAGGTGAGCCGCCGGGTGGCAGCGGTCAACAGCGGCCTCTGCCAGGGCTGCGGCGCCTGCTCGGTGGCCTGCCCGTCGAGTGCCATGAACCTCAAGGGCTTTACCAATGAACAAATACTGGCGGAGGTGGATGCGGTATGTCTGTAGCAGCCGGAGACAAAGGCTGGGAGCCCAGGATTGTCGCCTTCTGCTGCCACTGGTGCGCCTATGCCGGTGCCGACCTGGCGGGTTTAAACCGCTTGCAGTACCCGGCCAATGCCCGGATTGTGCGGGTACCCTGTTCCGGCCGGGTCAATCCCCAGTTTGTCCTGCGGGCCTTCCAGCGCGGTGCCGACGGCGTGCTGGTAGCCGGCTGACACCCCGGCGACTGCCACTATGTTAGTGGCAATTACTTCACCCGCCGCCGTTTCCTCCTGATGCAGCGGGTCTTGCAGTTCATGGGCCTGGAACCGGAGCGTTTCCAGGCACGCTGGGTGTCGGGTTCCGAGGGACCGCGCTTTGCCGAGATAATCACCCAGATGACGGAGGACATCCGGGCCCTGGGGCCCAACAGAAAGCTGAGGGATGGCGCATGAGCAGTATCCAGGAACAAATGCGTGCCCGGGCCCGGGAGTTATTGACCAGGGGCGAGGTTAAAATGGTAATCGGCTGGGAAAAGGGTACCTTCTGGTACCTGTCACCGCCCGCCTTTATCACCGAGCCGCAGGATTGCGACCGCCTGGTGTGGGATGAGTTTTGCACCAATAATCTGGCCAAGTACCTCCTGGACTACAAGCTCGCGGAAGAGAAAATCGCCCTCTTTGTTAAGGGCTGCGACGCCCGGGGTATTGTGCGCCTCCTCCAGGACAACCAGATTGACCGGGAAAAGGTCTACCTTATCGGTATTAAATGCCCCGGCGTCAGGGATGGCCGCCAGGCGGCTGCCCTGGGGGAAGAAAGACGTAGCGAGGTACCCCTGGCCGAGAAGTGCCGCTACTGCACCCATCCCGAACCGGTAATTTATGATGAGCTCCTCCAGGAGGATGGCGGGGCCGCTATCAGGGAAGCAGCGGGTGCCCAGGAGGGCCGGTTTGCTGAAGTCGCCAGGGTGGAAGCCATGTCCCCCGACGAGCGCTATGCCTTCTGGACAGGTGCGTACGACCGCTGCCTGCGCTGCTACGCCTGCCGCAACATATGCCCGGCCTGCAACTGCCGGGAGTGCATCTTTGACCGCAGCCAGTCCGGCTGGTGCGGCAAGCAGATGAGCCGCAGCGAAAATATGTTCTTTGCCATTACCCGGGCCATGCACGTGGCCGGCCGCTGCATCGAATGCGGCGAGTGCGAGCGGGTATGCCCGGAAGGGCTTCCCATCATGGCCCTGAACAAAAAGATCATTAAAGACTTGAACGAGCTCTTCGGCGAATATGAAGCCGGAGTAGACCTGGAGGCCCGGCCACCCCTGGGCCAGTATAAACTTGATGATCCCGAAGAATTTCACTAGGAGGGAGGTGGGGAGATGTTAAAGATTGCCAAGGACAAATTACCGGAACTCCTGCAGGTTTGGTCCGGGGGGGCAAAGGTTTTTGTTCCCCAGGATAAAGGGGGAGTAAGCGTCTTCCTGCCCTGGGAGGGCGGGGGCAAGCTCACCCTGGACGAGGGCAATACCCTGGAACCGCCCAAGGACCTCTTCTTTCCCCGGACGGAAACCATGTACCATTACCAGGTGCAGGGTCAAGAGGCCAGCCTTACCGGGGTGCCCCCCGTTGATGATAAGAGGGTGCTGGTGGGGGTCCGCTCCTGTGACGCCCGCAGTTTTTTGCTCATGGACGACGTTTTCCTGACCAAAGGGTATGTCGATGAATTCTACCGCCAGCGGCGGGAAAACACCCGCGTGGTAGCCCTGGCCTGTACGGAAGCCGGCCCCACCTGCTTCTGCACGGCCTTTGGTCTTGATCCCGGCCGGGCCGAAGGGGTTGATGTCCAGATGTGGCCGGTGGCCGGCGGTTACCTTCTGGAAGGAATAACGGCGGCCGGCCGGGAGTTGCTGGACCAGGGTTCGGCCCTGCTCACAGAGGCCGGGGCCGAAAATATACCGGCAGCAGCCAAACCAAGCCTGGCCGTGGAGACAAGCGGGGTAACGGAAAAGCTGCAGAGAATGTTTGAGCATCCCTACTGGACGGCCGTCAGCCGCAAGTGCCTGGGCTGCGGCGCCTGCACCTACCTCTGCCCCACCTGCCACTGTTTTGACATCCAGGGCGAAAACCGGGGTAACAGCGGCTACAAGTTCCGCTGCTGGGATTCCTGCATGTTCTCGGAATATACCCGGATGGCCGGCGGCCATAACCCGCGGCCGTCGAAAAAGGAACGCCTGCGCAACCGCTTCCTGCACAAGCTCCAGTATTTCCCGGAGCGGTACGGCAAGTTTGCCTGCGTGGGGTGCGGCCGCTGTCTGGACCGCTGCCCGGTGAATGTCGACATTACCCGGGTAATCCGTGAGGTCAAGGAGGTGACCCTGTAATGGCTGAAACAGCGCGGGTCAACCCCCTGGTGCCCAGGACGGGGCGCATTATCAAGATCGTGGACGAGACGCCCGATGTCAAGACCTTCCACATCACCACCGCCAGCGGCAAGCCCTTCACGCCCCTGCCGGGGCAGCTGGCCATGCTTTCCCTGCTGGACGTGGGGGAGGCCATGTTCTCCATCACTTCCCAGGGGCCGGAGCACCTGGAACTGGCCATTAAAAGGGTCGGCATGCTGACCGATGCCCTCCATGAAGCCGAAGAAGGGCAGACGGTCGGTATCCGCGGCCCCTATGGCAACGGCTTTCCCGTGGAGGAGCTGAAAGGTAAGGACCTGCTTTTCATCGGTGGCGGTATCGGCCTGGCGCCGGTACGTTCCCTGATTAACTACTGTATTGAGCACCGCCAGGATTACGGCCACCTGTGGATTATCTACGGCGCCCGCTCGCCGGCCGACCTGTGCTTTAAAGACGACCTCTTTAACAACTGGCCCAGGGTGGAGAACTGCCGGGTCGACGTGACGGTGGACCGGGGCGATGCCGGCTGGCAGGGCCATGAAGGTTTTGTGCCGGCCTTTGTGGAAGAGTTGCACCCGGACCCGGCGGGTAAAGTAGCCATCACCTGCGGGCCACCCATTATGATCAAGTTTGTCCTCCAGTCCATGGAGAAGCTGGGATATAAAGACGACCAGATTATCACCACCCTGGAGATGCGCATGAAGTGCGGCATCGGCAAGTGCGGCCGCTGTAACCTGGGTAGCTGCTACGTCTGCCTGGACGGCCCCGTCTTCACCCTGGCCCAGCTGAAGCAGCTGCCGAACGAGTATTAGCAAAATGGAATTCATGGCAAAAGGGTGGGGCATGTCCCTCGCCGCTCAAAAGCTACGCGCCGACAGAACGACGGCTCGGTTCGGACCGCTGCATGCCGCCTGTGGATTGCCAATGAAAAGGCTACTGGTTCAACAAACTCCAGTTCTTCTATGAGTTACAGCTGCCTTTCTCTCAAAGGTGCGCTCAGGCGTCCTCGGCGGCAGCAGCGGTAACCTCACCTCGCCTGTTCTGTTACCGGCGCTCCGCTATTCGCGGCTCCGGGACATGCCCCACCCGGGTTGATGCCAGGTACCAACTTTCTATAGCTAGGGAGTTATACCATGCCAGCAGACTACCATATTCACGGGCTGGCCCATGAAGGGCCACCCC includes:
- a CDS encoding CoB--CoM heterodisulfide reductase iron-sulfur subunit A family protein encodes the protein MKRVGVFVCHCGTNIASVVDVKRVAEAARSLPDVVYATDYQYMCSDPGQELIRRAIKEQRLDRVVVASCSPRLHEPTFRKACESAGVNPYLFEMANIREQCAWVHAKDKEGATLKAIDLVRTAVAKARRNVPLAAGTIPITKRALVIGAGIAGMQAALDIADAGYEVILLDREPTIGGNMVKLDKTFPTLDCSAUISTPKMVAAAQHPNIQLMTYAEVESVAGYVGNFEVTIRKKARSVDPVKCTGCGTCWEKCPTKVDSEFDLGLGKRKAIYLPFPQAVPAVPVIDRVHCRQFTKGKCGVCQKVCPAKAIDYEQQDEVITEKFGAIVVATGYDLFKWEEVYGEYGYGKYPDVITGMHFERLNNASGPTGGRIVRPSDGKEPKTVVFIKCVGSRDEAKGKSYCSRACCMYTAKHAHQVLEKIPGGQAIVFYMDIRTPGKAYEEFLQRTVHEGAVYVRGRVSRVFQEGDKLIVRGEDTLLGRQVEVAADMVVLATAMVPSEGWESVAKMLGLQADKDGFFQEAHPKLRPVETFTAGVFLAGACQGPKDIPDTVSQASAAAVKVCQLFAKDEMATDPLIAAVDESICSGCAMCEQICPYKAISIKIVTERVAGRQVSRRVAAVNSGLCQGCGACSVACPSSAMNLKGFTNEQILAEVDAVCL
- a CDS encoding 4Fe-4S dicluster domain-containing protein, whose amino-acid sequence is MSSIQEQMRARARELLTRGEVKMVIGWEKGTFWYLSPPAFITEPQDCDRLVWDEFCTNNLAKYLLDYKLAEEKIALFVKGCDARGIVRLLQDNQIDREKVYLIGIKCPGVRDGRQAAALGEERRSEVPLAEKCRYCTHPEPVIYDELLQEDGGAAIREAAGAQEGRFAEVARVEAMSPDERYAFWTGAYDRCLRCYACRNICPACNCRECIFDRSQSGWCGKQMSRSENMFFAITRAMHVAGRCIECGECERVCPEGLPIMALNKKIIKDLNELFGEYEAGVDLEARPPLGQYKLDDPEEFH
- a CDS encoding hydrogenase iron-sulfur subunit, which gives rise to MSVAAGDKGWEPRIVAFCCHWCAYAGADLAGLNRLQYPANARIVRVPCSGRVNPQFVLRAFQRGADGVLVAGUHPGDCHYVSGNYFTRRRFLLMQRVLQFMGLEPERFQARWVSGSEGPRFAEIITQMTEDIRALGPNRKLRDGA
- a CDS encoding FAD/NAD(P)-binding protein; translated protein: MAETARVNPLVPRTGRIIKIVDETPDVKTFHITTASGKPFTPLPGQLAMLSLLDVGEAMFSITSQGPEHLELAIKRVGMLTDALHEAEEGQTVGIRGPYGNGFPVEELKGKDLLFIGGGIGLAPVRSLINYCIEHRQDYGHLWIIYGARSPADLCFKDDLFNNWPRVENCRVDVTVDRGDAGWQGHEGFVPAFVEELHPDPAGKVAITCGPPIMIKFVLQSMEKLGYKDDQIITTLEMRMKCGIGKCGRCNLGSCYVCLDGPVFTLAQLKQLPNEY
- a CDS encoding 4Fe-4S dicluster domain-containing protein, translating into MLKIAKDKLPELLQVWSGGAKVFVPQDKGGVSVFLPWEGGGKLTLDEGNTLEPPKDLFFPRTETMYHYQVQGQEASLTGVPPVDDKRVLVGVRSCDARSFLLMDDVFLTKGYVDEFYRQRRENTRVVALACTEAGPTCFCTAFGLDPGRAEGVDVQMWPVAGGYLLEGITAAGRELLDQGSALLTEAGAENIPAAAKPSLAVETSGVTEKLQRMFEHPYWTAVSRKCLGCGACTYLCPTCHCFDIQGENRGNSGYKFRCWDSCMFSEYTRMAGGHNPRPSKKERLRNRFLHKLQYFPERYGKFACVGCGRCLDRCPVNVDITRVIREVKEVTL
- a CDS encoding CoB--CoM heterodisulfide reductase iron-sulfur subunit B family protein — translated: MKYAYYPGCSLEATAKEYNQSAKIVARHLGVELWEIPDWSCCGATAAHNNDHLLSLALPARNLALAEAEGLDVAVPCAACFNRLRAAEAAVRESESMRATISEIIGRDYRATNRTRAFLDVMVNEVGLEKIKEQVVKPLAGLKLAAYYGCLLVRPPELTAFDDPEDPMTMDRLVLALGGEAVSWSYKTECCGGSLATARTDIGVRMIFQILRHARDAGAEGIVTACPLCFLNLDMRQGQAAASQGEQFNLPIFYFTELMGIALGYAPKALGLTSHFVNPIPLLEAREILRHPATRRETA